A portion of the Kazachstania africana CBS 2517 chromosome 2, complete genome genome contains these proteins:
- the KAFR0B03560 gene encoding uncharacterized protein, whose product MQGDEQLANKNIADVSGMATCIYCVDLKPLPQYVARTKTTTIIISVHPQPFTRKAATSDNKTEGVRRHFHKSFKELFEYSIALEVIELVRTTKFTSLALFSSKARLLLPSQPPLQNIIYPLIDRLDDLLSIIIRIPSKLSPATKLVTLDDLKPHAIQKMNDVLLKVLFSFLVPLDLLFFKISTIFGVVIQASLSNYSIDLCKSGGVFHIFKYLLSAAIIPTNILLSNLILFFFHRNLTEYVPSDQCELKKCVLLCSILFSSLINLCYDGFKRALAHTSFRETSQGAFKIHHKSEFYLVALIYVLLCQNYALLNETLAIFQDEAYLSKLFLYSKLSRVQAKAFIPV is encoded by the coding sequence ATGCAGGGGGACGAGCAGCTAGctaataaaaatatagcAGATGTCTCAGGAATGGCTACTTGTATTTATTGCGTCGATTTGAAACCTCTGCCTCAATATGTGGCTCGAACAAAAACCACTACCATTATTATATCTGTGCATCCCCAACCCTTTACAAGAAAGGCCGCTACTTCAGATAATAAGACTGAGGGAGTGAGAAGGCATTTCCACAAAAGTTTTAAggaattatttgaatattccATAGCATTGGAAGTAATCGAATTGGTCCGAACTACCAAGTTCACATCACTGgcacttttttcttcaaaagcaAGACTACTTCTACCATCTCAACCACCATTGCAAAATATCATATATCCACTCATTGATAGGCTTGACGATCTCCTCTCGATTATCATTAGGATACCCTCTAAGTTAAGCCCCGCAACAAAATTGGTTACTCTCGATGATCTCAAGCCACATGCTATccaaaaaatgaatgatGTCCTACTGAAGGTTTTATTCTCGTTTTTGGTACCTCTGGACCTtttattcttcaaaatttcaactaTTTTTGGAGTCGTCATACAAGCCTCACTATCGAATTATTCAATCGATCTTTGCAAGTCTGGAGGAGTTTTCCACATTTTTAAATACCTTCTTAGTGCTGCTATAATCCCAACAAATATTCTGCTTTctaatttaatattattcttttttcacCGCAATTTAACAGAATATGTTCCCTCTGATCAATGTGAGCTAAAAAAGTGTGTTTTGTTATGTTCGATCCTTTTCTCTAGCCTTATTAATTTATGTTATGATGGTTTTAAAAGGGCTTTAGCGCATACGTCTTTCAGAGAAACCAGTCAAGGAGCCTTCAAAATACATCACAAATCAGAGTTTTATCTGGTCGCATTGATATACGTATTGTTGTGTCAAAACTATGCACTTTTAAACGAAACATTAGCAATCTTTCAAGATGAAGCTTATTTATCGAAGTTATTTCTTTACTCTAAGTTATCCAGGGTGCAAGCTAAAGCGTTCATTCCTGTTTAA
- the ZRC1 gene encoding Zn(2+) transporter ZRC1 (similar to Saccharomyces cerevisiae ZRC1 (YMR243C) and COT1 (YOR316C); ancestral locus Anc_8.792) yields MNKGKELRIISLLCLDSAFFLIELSIGYMSHSLALIADSFHMLNDILSLVVALWAVNVAKERTADAKYTYGWKRAEILGALINAVFLLALCFSIIIQAIQRLVEPEIIQNPKLVMYVGFAGLLSNVIGIFLFNDHGPELENNQDHARNADLEDSPIEDGESAIEDGTTVASAIDNQQEVAALTDTTINMLSEEETSLLSQLHKTPQKPKRQKSLNMHGVFLHVMGDALGNIGVIVAALIMWKTELSWKYYTDPLISLFITVIIFSSALPLSRKASKILLQATPSDISAEKIRKQILQVPGVITVHEFHIWNLTETINIASIHVNIDATSEDYLESAKLIRDIFHKNGIHSATVQPEFVGNGANAYTRRRFSEIAGGPVTTGTLQTSYGSTTSETGCLIDDAVNCCSDKCLPK; encoded by the coding sequence ATGAATAAGGGGAAAGAGCTGAGGATAATATCGTTGCTTTGTTTAGATAGTGCATTTTTCCTTATAGAATTGAGTATTGGTTATATGTCACATTCTTTGGCATTAATAGCCGACTCTTTTCATATGttaaatgatattttatctCTAGTTGTCGCATTGTGGGCAGTTAACGTGGCAAAGGAGCGTACAGCGGATGCTAAATACACCTATGGGTGGAAAAGGGCAGAAATTCTAGGTGCATTGATCAATGCTGTTTTTTTATTGGCTTTATGCTTCTCGATCATAATTCAGGCAATACAAAGGTTGGTTGAGCCTGAAATTATACAAAATCCAAAGTTAGTAATGTACGTTGGTTTTGCGGGGCTACTTTCAAATGTTATCGGGATATTTCTATTCAATGACCATGGTCCagaattagaaaacaaCCAAGATCATGCCAGAAATGCAGATTTGGAGGATTCGCCCATTGAAGATGGTGAATCTGCGATCGAAGATGGTACGACGGTAGCGTCAGCCATTGATAATCAACAGGAGGTGGCTGCTCTTACAGATACTACAATTAACATGTTATccgaagaagaaacaagtTTGCTGTCACAGCTCCATAAGACACCTCAGAAACCAAAAAGACAAAAGTCTTTGAATATGCATGGCGTTTTCTTACATGTTATGGGAGATGCTTTAGGCAATATAGGTGTTATAGTGGCCGCATTAATCATGTGGAAAACAGAACTATCCTGGAAATACTATACAGATCCTCTAATTTCACTTTTCATTactgttattattttttcttcagcttTGCCTTTATCTCGTAAGGCCTCAAAAATTCTACTACAGGCAACTCCTTCTGATATATCGGCTGAAAAGATCAGGAAACAGATTTTACAGGTTCCAGGCGTTATTACAGTTCATGAATTTCACATTTGGAATCTAACAGAAACTATCAATATCGCCTCCATTCACGTGAACATTGATGCGACGTCAGAAGACTATCTCGAATCAGCAAAATTAATACGAGACATTTTCCACAAAAACGGTATACATTCAGCTACAGTGCAGCCTGAGTTTGTTGGAAATGGGGCAAATGCTTACACAAGAAGAAGGTTTTCAGAAATTGCAGGAGGGCCCGTCACGACAGGCACTCTACAAACCTCATATGGATCCACAACTTCCGAAACAGGATGCCTAATTGATGATGCTGTAAACTGCTGTTCTGATAAATGCTTACCAAAATAG
- the KAFR0B03580 gene encoding opsin family protein (ancestral locus Anc_8.794), translating into MTSTVPNFFQRAGNHALNANPPTGLDMHLTKRGSDWLWAVFSVFGVLLVIYTILFFVAELKNAKRMTRYALAAPFIITLFEFFGYFIYASNLGWTGIQAEFNNVKVDPSITGEHPGVRQIFYAKYIAWFLSWPSLLYLIELVGISTTSESNDISAMDLIHSLLVQIIGTEFWIVSLLIGALMHSSYKWGPFVFGVVTMLIMQFLFIKRQIFDLKVRGFTACMYITANIVVWLYFICWGLADAGNKIQNDGEAVFYGVLDICLFVVLPAYLLFIEMRYGKVPFFSLKKDSFNRDEENEENEDDFVKESAPNSIRASGETAVPDIAARAAQETEQVEAQS; encoded by the coding sequence ATGACTTCTACAGTAccaaatttcttccaaCGTGCAGGTAATCATGCATTGAACGCTAATCCTCCAACTGGTTTAGATATGCATCTAACTAAGAGAGGTTCAGATTGGTTATGGGCTGTATTCTCTGTGTTCGGTGTTTTACTAGTAATTTAtacaattttattctttgtCGCCGAGTTAAAGAACGCCAAGAGAATGACAAGATACGCCTTAGCTGCGccatttattattactttATTCGAATTTTTCGGTTATTTCATTTACGCTTCAAATTTAGGTTGGACTGGTATTCAAGCTGAATTTAATAATGTTAAGGTTGACCCATCGATCACTGGTGAACATCCAGGTGTCAGACAAATTTTTTACGCCAAGTATATCGCTTGGTTCCTATCATGGCCCTctttattatatttgatCGAATTGGTTGGTATTTCTACCACTAGTGAATCAAATGATATCTCAGCAATGGACTTAATTCATTCTCTATTGGTTCAAATTATTGGTACTGAATTTTGGATTGTCTCGTTATTAATCGGTGCCTTGATGCATTCTTCATACAAGTGGGGTCCATTTGTCTTTGGTGTCGTCACCATGTTAATCATgcaatttttatttatcaAACGTCAAATCTTTGACTTGAAAGTTAGAGGTTTCACCGCTTGCATGTACATCACCGCCAACATTGTCGTATGGTtatatttcatttgttGGGGTTTGGCTGATGCTGGTAACAAGATCCAAAATGATGGTGAAGCTGTCTTCTACGGTGTTCTAGATATATGCTTATTTGTTGTCTTACCAGCTTACTTActctttattgaaatgCGTTATGGTAAGgttccatttttttcattaaagaaGGATTCATTCAACcgtgatgaagaaaatgaggaAAATGAGGATGACTTTGTCAAAGAATCTGCACCAAACTCAATTAGAGCTTCTGGTGAAACTGCTGTTCCCGATATTGCTGCTCGAGCCGCTCAAGAAACTGAACAAGTTGAAGCTCAATCCTAA
- the COA6 gene encoding Coa6p (similar to Saccharomyces cerevisiae YMR244C-A; ancestral locus Anc_8.795), with product MVWIPFFSNSSDSNKDFENNRKQRELCWESRDDFFNCLDKINVINSLDPKNEKLINQNCKDESKKFNKNCATSWINYFKQKRLIDFRNSQIDRELELKRQQEQIQD from the coding sequence ATGGTTTGgataccatttttttcaaatagttCAGACAGtaataaagattttgaaaataataggAAACAAAGAGAATTATGTTGGGAATCAAGAGATGACTTTTTTAATTGTCTGGATAAGATTAATGTGATTAATTCATTAGAtccaaaaaatgaaaaattaattaatcaAAATTGTAAAGATGAGagtaaaaaattcaataaaaattgtGCTACAAGTTGgataaattatttcaaaCAAAAGAGACTTATCGATTTTAGAAATAGTCAGATTGATAGAGAActagaattgaaaagacaacaagaacaaataCAGGATTAG
- the FAA4 gene encoding long-chain fatty acid-CoA ligase FAA4 (similar to Saccharomyces cerevisiae FAA4 (YMR246W) and FAA1 (YOR317W); ancestral locus Anc_8.796) — MVAQYSVEVGPAANEHETAPRRNIRVAKEPLKRPINMKCSTVYEFALECFERGGRKKAMGWRDVIDIHEEQKIVNKVIDGKDTPIEKTWLYYELSPYRYNTYRELIKIMHNLGRGLVKIGLTPASDDKLHIFASTGPKWMKMFLGAQSQAIPIVTAYDTLGESGLTHSMVQTCSKAIFTDNALLANLIGPIQKATDLKYIIHSDAIDPEDKRQNGKIYQNAKDAIDKIREVRPDIEIFSFIELIELGKSAKNEIVPHPPQSEDLSCIMYTSGSTGDPKGVVLKHSNIVAGIAGVGHNVYPQIGENDRIVAFLPLAHIFELVFEMEAFFWGGILGYATVKTLTKASVRNCQGDLAEFKPTLMVGVAAVWETVRKGILGQLKLQPAITQKVFWSAYNTKLKLDKYGLPGGNAIGNLIFKKVREVTGGQLRYILNGGSPISRSAQEFLSNLLCPMLIGYGLTETVACAAVLEPDHFEIGITGDLTGAITAKLVDVEELNYFAKNNQGELWIKGDPVLPEYYKNPEETRAALTEDGWFKTGDIAEWTPSGQIKIIDRKKNLVKTLNGEYIALEKLESIYRSNQYVQNICVYADVSQVKPVGIVVPSIPEVTKLAKSLGILKAKDDSAENHLQNPKLVQAVHNDMLKTGKSLKLAGIELLAGIVLFDGEWTPENGYVTSAQKLKRNDIFSEVKEQVNSVYAHVR, encoded by the coding sequence atGGTAGCACAATACTCCGTAGAAGTTGGTCCTGCAGCTAATGAACATGAAACAGCCccaagaagaaatattagAGTGGCAAAAGAACCTTTAAAGAGACCCATTAATATGAAATGTTCAACAGTATATGAATTTGCTTTAGAATGTTTCGAAAGAGGTGGTCGTAAAAAGGCCATGGGTTGGAGAGATGTTATTGATATTCATGAAGAGCAAAAAATAGTGAATAAAGTAATTGATGGTAAAGACACTccaattgaaaagacaTGGTTGTACTATGAATTATCTCCTTACAGATATAATACTTACCGTGaattaatcaaaattatGCATAATTTAGGTAGAGGTTTAGTAAAAATTGGTTTAACTCCGGCAAGTGATGATAAATTACATATCTTTGCCTCTACAGGACCTAAATGGATGAAAATGTTTTTAGGTGCACAATCTCAGGCTATTCCAATCGTTACAGCTTATGATACTCTTGGTGAAAGTGGTTTAACTCATTCTATGGTTCAAACATGTTCCAAGGCAATCTTTACAGATAATGCTCTACTAGCGAACTTAATTGGTCCAATCCAGAAAGCTActgatttgaaatatattattcattCTGATGCCATTGATCCAGAAGATAAGAGACAAAATGgtaaaatttatcaaaatgcAAAAGATGccattgataaaattagaGAAGTTAGAccagatattgaaatatttagtttcattgaattgattgaattaGGTAAATCTgccaaaaatgaaattgtacCACATCCACCACAATCAGAAGATCTTTCATGTATTATGTACACTTCAGGTTCGACCGGTGATCCAAAAGGTGTCGTCTTGAAACATTCAAACATTGTTGCCGGTATTGCTGGTGTTGGTCATAACGTTTATCCTCAAATTGGTGAAAATGACAGGATTGTTGCATTTTTACCGTTGGCACATATCTTCGAATTGGTATTTGAAATGGAAGCCTTCTTTTGGGGTGGTATCCTTGGTTATGCCACTGTCAAGACTCTAACAAAAGCATCCGTAAGAAATTGTCAAGGTGATTTGGCAGAATTTAAACCTACCCTCATGGTTGGTGTTGCTGCCGTTTGGGAAACCGTCAGAAAAGGTATTCTAGGCCAATTGAAATTACAACCAGCAATTACTCAAAAGGTTTTTTGGTCTGCATATAATACCAAATTAAAATTAGACAAATACGGGTTACCTGGTGGTAACGCTATAGGTAACTTgatcttcaaaaaagtcAGAGAGGTAACAGGTGGCCAATTaagatatattttaaatGGTGGATCTCCAATTAGTAGAAGCGCCCAAGagtttttatcaaatttattgtgTCCAATGTTAATTGGTTATGGTCTGACCGAAACAGTCGCTTGTGCTGCTGTCTTAGAGCCGgatcattttgaaattggtaTCACTGGTGACTTAACTGGTGCCATCACAGCTAAATTGGTCGATGTTGAGGAATTAAACTACTTCgcaaaaaataatcaagGTGAATTATGGATCAAAGGTGATCCTGTCCTTCCAGAATACTATAAGAATCCAGAAGAAACGCGTGCTGCATTAACTGAAGATGGCTGGTTTAAGACAGGTGATATTGCTGAATGGACTCCATCGGGTCAAATCAAGATCATTGAcagaaagaagaatctagtcaaaacattgaatgGTGAATATATTGCATTAGAAAAACTAGAATCCATCTACAGATCAAATCAATACGTGCAAAATATTTGTGTTTATGCTGATGTTAGTCAAGTTAAACCAGTTGGTATTGTTGTACCATCCATACCCGAAGTTACTAAATTAGCCAAATCATTAGGCATCTTAAAAGCCAAGGATGATTCTGCTGAAAATCATTTacaaaatccaaaattagTTCAAGCAGTACATAATGACATGTTAAAGACAGGTAAGTCATTAAAGTTAGCTGGTATCGAACTATTGGCTGGTATAGTTCTATTTGATGGCGAGTGGACTCCAGAAAACGGTTACGTCACCTCTGcacaaaaattgaaaagaaatgatatcTTTTCAGAGGTTAAAGAGCAAGTAAATTCTGTCTATGCGCATGTCAGGTAA
- the GNT1 gene encoding glucose N-acetyltransferase (similar to Saccharomyces cerevisiae GNT1 (YOR320C); ancestral locus Anc_8.798): MRLISRRRLRFFLYVLIGFIMVTIITRGIVQFQLNKEIKYYKRFFKENKDSLEQMFNPLEIKQIPEEVIDSLYSETLSRASKTNKGINWDKFAYVNYVTDASYLCNTLIMFNKLKTEFQTKAKLVLLVTKDLIEDNATNKEKNILMLASIKNVDSEQVRIKYVDNIVKPKDYTPWNESLTKLRVFNETDFDRIIYMDNDAALTANLDELFFLPQYIKFAAPMTYWFISQNDLKEAYHELQHDDRITLNLNNYNKQTISRIKKGKMIYNHLPSLPSSLYLNSKNVAQEIISSTSSASPLFDFHTSKKASKIKFASNIMVIKPSKETFDKILYELLPRALTKKEMYDMDLINEELYNLKKIVYYQFSLFRKLKSEFIPEVMVLPFGRYGLLTGSLRNKNHYSMISNDILGYKRMDNDGNELLGLDKSVADAKYIHFSDYPIGKPWHYVSIKEFECVPDAETAEDLDQETKACNIWNSFYDTFIQARSICN, encoded by the coding sequence ATGAGACTCATATCGAGAAGAAGGTTGAGATTTTTCCTTTATGTGTTAATAGGTTTCATAATGGTCACAATTATTACTCGTGGTATTGTTCAGTTCCAATTAAACAAAGAGATTAAGTACTATAAACgtttttttaaagaaaacaaagaCTCATTAGAACAGATGTTTAATCCTCTGGAAATTAAACAGATTCCAGAAGAAGTGATTGATAGCCTATACAGTGAAACTTTAAGTCGGGCATCCAAGACCAACAAAGGCATCAACTGGGATAAATTTGCATATGTGAACTATGTTACAGATGCCAGTTACCTATGTAACACATTAATCATGTTTAACAAGCTGAAAACAGAATTTCAAACCAAGGCCAAACTGGTGCTTTTGGTTACAAAAGACTTAATCGAGGACAATGCAACTAACAAGGAAAAAAACATATTAATGTTAGCATCCATAAAGAATGTTGATAGCGAACAAGTGCGTATCAAGTATGTGGACAACATCGTCAAACCTAAGGATTATACTCCTTGGAATGAAAGTCTGACAAAACTGCGTGTGTTTAATGAAACCGACTTTGATAGAATAATATATATGGATAACGATGCTGCTTTAACTGCTAATCTTGATGAGTTATTCTTCTTACCACAGTATATCAAATTTGCTGCTCCAATGACGTATTGGTTTATATCGCAAAATGATCTAAAAGAGGCATATCATGAGTTGCAGCATGATGATCGTATTACCttgaatttgaacaatTATAACAAACAGACTATATCTAGAATCAAGAAAGGTAAGATGATCTATAATCATCTACCAAGTCTGCCCTCATCGCTCTATTTGAATTCTAAAAACGTTGCTCAAGAAATAATAAGCTCAACGTCATCTGCATCTCCTTTGTTTGATTTCCATACAAGCAAAAAGGCTAGCAAAATAAAGTTTGCCTCTAATATTATGGTCATCAAGCCTTCCaaagaaacatttgataaaattctGTATGAACTATTGCCCAGGGCTTTGaccaagaaagaaatgtACGATATGGATTTAAtcaatgaagaattatacaacttgaaaaaaattgtttactATCAGTTCAGTCTTTTTAGAAAGTTGAAAAGTGAGTTTATCCCAGAAGTCATGGTTTTACCATTCGGCAGATATGGTTTATTAACGGGATCattaagaaataaaaatcatTACTCGATGATCTCGAATGACATTTTAGGTTATAAAAGAATGGATAATGACGGGAATGAACTGCTGGGTTTGGATAAATCAGTAGCAGATGCAAAGTACATCCATTTTTCGGACTATCCAATTGGCAAACCTTGGCATTACGTTTcaatcaaagaatttgagtGTGTGCCGGATGCAGAGACCGCGGAGGATCTTGACCAAGAGACAAAAGCTTGCAATATCTGGAACTCATTTTATGATACTTTTATCCAGGCCAGAAGTATATGCAACTAG